A region of Mesorhizobium sp. AR02 DNA encodes the following proteins:
- a CDS encoding class I SAM-dependent RNA methyltransferase, producing the protein MSTRFTIKKLGAQGDGIAETESGDLFIPFTLPGETVTAARERDRAALMAVLEASPLRIEPACRHFTECGGCALQHFEAEAYRQWKREKVVHALKGFDCDIDPLVACAPHARRRVVLAARRSETGMLLGFNRHLSPEIISISECPISLPEIVAALDRLRALADLICATTKSFRMAVTVTGSGLDVAVHESGKLGEHQRRIASNFVLAQGFARLSIDDEIVIEPRKPVVMFGSVAVAVPPGAFLQATEAAEQTMAEIVGGHLKRAKKVADLFAGCGSFALRLAAKSEVHAVEGDAAALSALDRGARFATGLKRVTGERRDLFRRPLTFKELNAFDGLVFDPPRAGAEDQSKQIARSDVPFVAAVSCNPVTLARDLRILIDGGYQLRSVTPIDQFLWSPHVEAVALLEKPRKRR; encoded by the coding sequence ATGAGCACGCGCTTCACCATCAAAAAACTGGGCGCCCAGGGCGACGGCATTGCCGAGACCGAAAGCGGCGATCTGTTCATCCCCTTCACGCTGCCGGGCGAGACTGTCACCGCCGCGCGCGAAAGGGATCGCGCCGCGTTGATGGCGGTGCTGGAGGCCTCGCCGCTGCGCATCGAACCCGCCTGCCGCCATTTCACCGAATGCGGCGGCTGTGCCCTGCAGCATTTCGAGGCCGAGGCCTATCGCCAGTGGAAACGCGAGAAGGTGGTGCACGCCCTGAAGGGTTTCGATTGCGACATCGATCCGCTGGTCGCCTGCGCGCCGCACGCGCGCCGCCGTGTCGTGCTCGCCGCCCGGCGCAGCGAGACGGGCATGCTGCTCGGCTTCAACCGCCATCTGTCGCCGGAAATCATTTCCATATCCGAATGCCCGATCTCGCTGCCCGAGATCGTCGCCGCGCTCGACCGGCTCAGGGCGCTCGCTGACTTGATATGCGCCACCACCAAATCGTTCCGGATGGCGGTCACCGTGACCGGTTCCGGCCTCGATGTCGCGGTGCATGAGTCCGGCAAGCTCGGCGAACATCAGCGCCGTATCGCCTCCAATTTTGTCCTTGCGCAGGGATTTGCCAGACTGTCCATCGACGACGAGATCGTCATCGAACCGAGGAAGCCTGTGGTCATGTTCGGCAGCGTCGCTGTCGCCGTGCCGCCCGGCGCCTTCCTGCAGGCGACCGAGGCAGCCGAACAGACCATGGCCGAGATCGTCGGCGGCCATCTGAAGCGCGCCAAGAAGGTCGCCGATCTTTTCGCCGGCTGCGGCAGCTTTGCCTTGCGGTTGGCCGCGAAGTCGGAAGTCCATGCGGTGGAAGGCGATGCGGCGGCCCTCTCTGCACTCGACCGGGGGGCGCGTTTCGCGACCGGCCTGAAGCGGGTGACGGGCGAACGCCGCGACCTGTTCCGCCGGCCGCTGACGTTCAAGGAACTGAATGCCTTTGACGGACTTGTCTTTGATCCGCCGCGCGCCGGTGCCGAGGACCAGTCGAAGCAGATCGCCCGCTCGGATGTTCCCTTCGTTGCCGCGGTGTCCTGCAATCCGGTGACGCTGGCGCGCGATCTGCGCATCCTCATCGACGGCGGCTATCAACTGAGAAGCGTGACGCCGATCGACCAGTTCCTGTGGTCGCCCCATGTCGAGGCGGTCGCCCTGCTGGAAAAGCCCAGGAAGCGCCGGTAG